A genomic stretch from Deinococcus cellulosilyticus NBRC 106333 = KACC 11606 includes:
- a CDS encoding MFS transporter, whose translation MSFNKHAWILITGNALSLLGDQILLTSLMYLAARDTGSLLFTASFALLSTLSLTLLGPVGGSFMDHRGSKLHLIGADLLRALLLVLLVVFWTNPLQWPAVLGIMAGLSALSGFFNPGFRALMPLVVPRDHLLKFNSWNTTATRVATLTGPLIGGLMVSSLGIQAALWLDAASFVLSALCLIVLKVPRTSSPSRAPRKPVWSLLRNAALRRYLILASVVNAGISVFLLMLPAAALTFQQGGTVLGALQSSYQAGMLTAGVWLGVRQVQVQRALGWGLALMAASVLLFSVSAKLSLALAGALCFGAALMFTSLLADTTLQKSIPSHQMAGGYGVVQSVSAALRPFSIVLGGFLLDQVGLLWTGIMLTCLLLGTALFALLRTEPDPSPIESGL comes from the coding sequence ATGTCATTCAACAAACATGCCTGGATTCTGATCACTGGAAATGCTTTATCTCTGCTGGGAGACCAGATTCTCCTGACCAGCCTGATGTATCTTGCAGCCAGGGACACAGGCTCCCTGCTTTTCACCGCCAGCTTTGCTCTGCTGTCCACCCTTTCACTGACCTTGCTGGGACCTGTTGGAGGCTCTTTCATGGACCACAGGGGGTCAAAACTCCACCTGATCGGCGCAGACCTGCTCAGGGCACTCCTGCTGGTTTTGCTGGTGGTCTTCTGGACGAACCCTTTGCAGTGGCCTGCGGTGCTGGGCATCATGGCTGGTCTTTCAGCCCTCAGTGGTTTTTTCAACCCCGGGTTCCGTGCCCTGATGCCCCTTGTTGTGCCCCGTGACCACCTGCTGAAATTCAACAGCTGGAACACCACTGCCACCCGCGTTGCCACCCTGACCGGGCCGCTGATCGGTGGTTTGATGGTCAGCAGCCTTGGCATTCAGGCTGCTTTGTGGCTGGATGCCGCAAGCTTTGTGCTCTCTGCGCTGTGCCTGATCGTTCTGAAGGTGCCCAGAACTTCAAGCCCCAGCCGTGCTCCCCGAAAACCTGTCTGGTCCCTGCTTCGCAATGCGGCCCTCAGAAGGTACCTGATTCTTGCCAGTGTGGTCAACGCTGGCATCAGTGTTTTTCTGCTCATGCTTCCGGCAGCAGCCCTGACTTTTCAACAGGGTGGAACGGTGCTGGGTGCCTTGCAGAGCAGTTATCAGGCCGGGATGCTGACTGCAGGAGTGTGGCTTGGTGTGCGTCAGGTGCAAGTTCAGCGGGCACTGGGATGGGGACTGGCCCTGATGGCTGCCAGTGTCCTTCTGTTCTCTGTTTCTGCAAAACTGTCCCTCGCCCTGGCTGGAGCCCTCTGCTTTGGTGCTGCACTCATGTTCACCTCTTTGCTGGCAGACACCACGTTGCAAAAATCCATTCCATCCCACCAGATGGCTGGAGGGTATGGTGTGGTGCAAAGTGTCAGCGCAGCACTGCGACCCTTCAGCATCGTGCTGGGAGGATTCCTGCTGGACCAAGTGGGTCTGCTCTGGACAGGAATCATGTTGACATGCCTGCTTCTGGGAACAGCCCTTTTTGCCCTTTTGCGCACCGAGCCTGATCCGTCCCCCATCGAGTCAGGCCTCTGA
- a CDS encoding Hpt domain-containing protein — protein MSAFLQEFQLEAEDNLTILEQGLLQLEQLDNPEVVRRMFTAAHTIKGSAGMLGLQDIQRLTHVLEDVLDDLRKRPRKLGEAQASVLLEVVDEVRKLCAEVMQPVPHEHPMTHWLEKLRNWEQPVEAPAQTEVVDEASHTIEAGLQERVDTPAAYTADQVGRTQLERRVMVYDPSATARMHQAWLLLEAGFAVQLVFELEQFRLGTPDALWLVGFDGEASTRQFLDSLKHEEKTGVMVSVSDEQISVPSPFPRLLLNYMDTPQKSPLVETALKLLEVQA, from the coding sequence ATGAGTGCATTCCTGCAGGAATTCCAGCTTGAAGCAGAAGACAACCTCACAATTCTGGAACAGGGTCTGCTGCAACTCGAACAACTGGACAATCCCGAGGTGGTCCGGCGCATGTTCACTGCAGCGCACACCATCAAAGGGAGTGCAGGCATGCTGGGTCTTCAGGACATCCAGCGGCTCACCCATGTGCTGGAGGACGTTCTGGATGATCTTCGCAAGCGTCCACGCAAACTGGGTGAAGCCCAGGCCAGTGTGTTGCTGGAAGTGGTGGATGAGGTGCGCAAACTGTGTGCGGAAGTGATGCAACCTGTCCCCCATGAACACCCGATGACCCACTGGCTGGAAAAACTCAGGAACTGGGAACAGCCTGTTGAAGCACCTGCCCAGACAGAAGTTGTGGATGAGGCATCCCACACCATTGAAGCAGGACTTCAGGAAAGGGTGGACACACCTGCTGCCTACACTGCAGATCAGGTGGGGCGCACACAGTTGGAACGCAGGGTGATGGTCTATGATCCTTCTGCCACAGCCCGGATGCATCAGGCGTGGTTGTTGCTGGAAGCAGGGTTTGCTGTGCAGTTGGTTTTTGAACTCGAACAGTTCAGGCTGGGAACGCCAGACGCGCTGTGGCTGGTGGGCTTCGACGGTGAAGCCTCCACCCGGCAGTTTCTGGACAGCCTCAAGCATGAAGAAAAAACAGGAGTGATGGTTTCCGTGAGTGACGAGCAGATTTCCGTGCCTTCCCCCTTCCCCCGACTGCTGCTGAATTACATGGACACCCCCCAGAAAAGTCCTCTGGTAGAGACCGCCCTGAAGTTGCTGGAGGTTCAGGCATGA
- a CDS encoding response regulator, with translation MSVWVVDDSRLIRSMLTALLTQAGISGVQTADSGEGLLEALQNPVTRDQVRLILLDLMMPGMDGIQTLKHLRDYPELHDIPVIIITGRDEKEDLEAAFQAGASDFLSKPADPVEFVARVKGALRLSELLVQRRSRERDLKDSHARLELLTYTDALTGIANRRSFDQALQKLWTGPERTVSLILLDVDHFKRYNDTLGHLEGDACLKRVAAALEDTLKEEGIFIPEALLARYGGEEFAVLLPDASLDEAMQLAEHLRLGVLAAAIDHPHSDHHHLVTISLGVQTLRTGPETTPALLIEQADQALYQAKKSGRNQVFRADQLHPMTPEPDGDALSLHRWHKVMVVDDSAVARAFLRQAFQREGAEVVEASSVPQALEHLPQIGEFDLIMLDMHLHDSSGLEVLQKVRQVNQSVVVVIFSGKHSRSMQEALKLGADAYLSKSDFDLQGKDLSAFMQALHHARECRLGVLAREVLKQVQTDFFSVFAHDLKNPIAALGLAIDLAAETQHPDDLAPLLSGALEAKSMLLEVLAQYQEYMRLEAGQLELDLAPVSLQSVVKACLQDLQKQAQFRGQKLIFEKEMEDATPQDSEVLIDARVFGDALHSALISLMKHAPDEGTIRVRLERTAEQVRLVLEEEESRIPADEIQLLLHNPRMAHKWFGSGVSLPLMRAVLAAHHGRLWAESSNGSSRFLAELPLLGQVDLA, from the coding sequence ATGAGCGTGTGGGTGGTGGACGACAGCCGTCTGATTCGCAGCATGCTCACGGCCCTGCTGACCCAGGCAGGCATCTCAGGTGTGCAGACCGCAGATTCTGGAGAAGGGCTGCTGGAGGCCCTACAAAATCCGGTGACCCGCGACCAGGTGCGCCTGATTCTGCTGGACCTGATGATGCCCGGCATGGACGGCATCCAGACCCTGAAGCACCTGCGGGACTACCCTGAACTGCACGACATTCCTGTCATCATCATCACCGGACGGGATGAGAAGGAGGATCTGGAGGCTGCATTTCAGGCTGGAGCCAGTGACTTCCTCTCCAAACCTGCCGACCCTGTGGAGTTCGTGGCCCGGGTGAAAGGTGCTTTGCGCCTCAGTGAATTGCTGGTGCAGCGCAGGTCCAGGGAACGGGACCTGAAAGACAGCCATGCCCGGCTGGAACTGCTCACCTACACCGATGCCCTGACCGGCATTGCCAATCGCCGCAGCTTCGATCAGGCCCTGCAAAAACTGTGGACAGGCCCAGAGCGCACGGTGTCCCTGATTCTGCTGGACGTGGATCATTTCAAACGGTACAACGACACCCTCGGGCATCTGGAGGGAGATGCTTGCCTGAAACGGGTGGCTGCTGCCCTCGAAGACACCCTCAAAGAGGAAGGCATTTTCATTCCAGAAGCTCTGCTGGCCCGTTACGGTGGAGAAGAGTTTGCTGTCCTGCTGCCAGACGCTTCACTGGACGAGGCCATGCAGCTTGCCGAACACCTCCGTCTGGGGGTGCTGGCTGCAGCCATTGACCATCCCCATTCGGACCACCACCATCTGGTGACCATCTCACTGGGGGTGCAGACCCTGCGCACCGGACCTGAGACCACCCCTGCCCTGCTCATTGAACAGGCAGACCAGGCCCTGTATCAGGCCAAAAAGTCGGGGCGCAATCAGGTGTTTCGGGCAGACCAGCTTCATCCCATGACCCCCGAACCCGATGGAGACGCCCTTTCTTTGCACCGCTGGCACAAGGTGATGGTGGTGGATGACTCTGCGGTGGCCCGGGCCTTTCTGCGTCAGGCCTTTCAGAGGGAAGGGGCAGAAGTGGTTGAGGCCTCCAGTGTGCCCCAGGCCCTGGAGCACCTCCCACAGATTGGTGAATTTGACCTGATCATGCTGGACATGCACCTGCATGACTCCAGCGGTCTGGAGGTCTTGCAAAAAGTCCGTCAGGTGAACCAGAGCGTGGTGGTGGTGATCTTCTCTGGGAAACACTCCAGGTCCATGCAAGAAGCCCTGAAACTCGGGGCGGACGCCTACCTGTCCAAGTCCGACTTTGACCTGCAGGGCAAGGACCTCTCTGCTTTCATGCAGGCCCTGCACCATGCCCGGGAATGCCGACTGGGGGTGCTGGCCCGTGAAGTCTTGAAGCAGGTCCAGACCGATTTCTTTTCGGTTTTCGCCCACGACCTGAAAAACCCCATCGCTGCCCTGGGTCTGGCCATCGATCTGGCCGCAGAAACCCAGCATCCAGATGATCTGGCTCCCCTGCTTTCTGGTGCGCTTGAAGCCAAATCCATGCTTCTGGAAGTGCTCGCACAATACCAGGAGTACATGCGTCTGGAAGCTGGACAGCTCGAACTGGATCTGGCTCCGGTTTCCCTGCAGTCGGTGGTGAAGGCCTGCCTGCAGGACCTGCAAAAGCAAGCACAATTCCGGGGACAGAAGCTGATCTTTGAAAAGGAAATGGAGGATGCAACACCACAGGACAGTGAAGTCCTGATTGATGCACGGGTCTTCGGAGACGCCCTGCACAGTGCCCTGATCAGCCTGATGAAGCATGCACCTGACGAGGGAACCATACGGGTGCGACTGGAGCGGACTGCAGAACAGGTGCGTCTGGTGCTGGAAGAAGAGGAAAGCCGGATTCCTGCCGATGAAATACAGCTCCTGCTGCACAACCCCCGCATGGCGCACAAGTGGTTCGGGTCCGGGGTCAGCCTGCCCTTGATGCGTGCTGTGCTTGCTGCCCACCATGGACGGTTGTGGGCGGAATCCAGCAATGGCAGCAGCCGTTTTCTGGCAGAACTTCCATTGCTCGGGCAGGTGGATCTGGCATGA
- a CDS encoding chemotaxis protein CheW, translating into MSLGVLHLSIHDTSYMVPLQQVLRVLRMAWFTGIPPAPGAPHVVGVLNISGVLHPVVSARKQLGFPDVTPLPEQRLLLLRGKPDFLLWVDDIYGFLEVPMTDFKPIRYTPQSPVEAVIRTQQGSTSVLRPEFFQPPALWEGI; encoded by the coding sequence ATGAGCCTCGGGGTGCTGCACCTGAGCATTCATGACACCAGTTACATGGTTCCCTTGCAGCAGGTGCTCCGGGTGCTGCGCATGGCGTGGTTCACCGGAATTCCTCCTGCACCTGGGGCCCCGCATGTGGTCGGGGTGCTCAACATCTCCGGGGTGCTCCATCCGGTGGTCAGTGCTCGAAAACAGCTGGGATTTCCTGATGTCACGCCTTTACCTGAGCAACGTTTGCTGCTTTTGCGAGGAAAGCCAGATTTCCTGCTGTGGGTGGATGACATTTATGGTTTTCTGGAAGTGCCCATGACGGATTTCAAACCGATCAGGTACACCCCTCAGAGCCCTGTGGAGGCGGTGATCCGCACCCAGCAGGGCAGCACCTCTGTCCTGAGGCCCGAATTCTTTCAGCCTCCTGCACTCTGGGAGGGCATCTGA
- a CDS encoding CheR family methyltransferase: MSAVDGLHPALLQQLIERVEQVGGIRIQPMQHPLLLRALRELGEEGTEDLNPRVVHLLSLPDLLFTHSLIERLTIHETYFFRGEQQVRQLREIILPELQKRPHPVRVWSAGCSTGEEAYTLSILLKTEFGMQDALVFGTDLHPEAIAKARQGRYRAWSFRSTPESIQQQCFTHVGQCWVIKSFLKQHVHFGVLNLKGLPWQPLFQNAALQLKHLDLILCRNVTLYFGAESAQQVYRAFAEVLAPGGTLMLGATDPHPEPESGLHPERHPLGWVWKKEHKTATIRHRKVTPRSTRTFGPSPRQPRMHLQDPPQQVFSASGTDLPETLEGLRQHVFLHPDDPLALFQLAQAWIRAGTPDRAFPLLRSLRTLLEGRPRDEALTPELHVQELLTATLYTLNQMKGTP, from the coding sequence ATGTCTGCTGTGGACGGACTGCACCCTGCCTTGCTGCAACAGCTCATTGAGCGGGTGGAGCAGGTGGGAGGCATCCGCATTCAGCCCATGCAACATCCCCTGCTGCTCAGGGCACTGAGAGAACTGGGGGAGGAGGGCACCGAGGACCTGAACCCCCGGGTGGTCCACCTGCTGTCCCTTCCCGATCTCCTGTTCACCCACAGCCTCATTGAACGGCTGACCATCCACGAAACCTATTTCTTTCGTGGGGAACAGCAAGTGAGACAACTCAGGGAAATCATCCTGCCAGAACTGCAAAAAAGGCCCCATCCAGTGCGCGTCTGGTCGGCAGGTTGCTCCACTGGTGAGGAGGCCTACACCCTGTCCATCCTGCTGAAAACCGAGTTTGGCATGCAAGATGCCCTGGTTTTTGGCACCGACCTGCACCCGGAGGCCATTGCGAAAGCAAGGCAGGGCAGGTACCGCGCATGGTCCTTTCGGAGCACACCGGAAAGCATCCAGCAGCAGTGCTTCACCCATGTGGGCCAGTGCTGGGTGATCAAATCGTTTCTGAAACAGCATGTGCATTTTGGTGTGCTGAACCTGAAGGGCCTGCCCTGGCAACCCCTCTTTCAGAACGCAGCCTTGCAGCTCAAACACCTGGACCTGATCCTGTGCAGGAATGTCACCCTTTACTTCGGGGCCGAGAGTGCCCAGCAGGTGTACCGGGCGTTTGCAGAGGTGCTGGCCCCTGGCGGGACGTTGATGCTGGGGGCCACCGATCCTCACCCTGAGCCAGAAAGTGGTCTGCATCCTGAGCGTCATCCACTGGGCTGGGTCTGGAAAAAAGAGCATAAGACAGCCACCATCCGGCACCGGAAAGTCACCCCCCGAAGCACCCGCACCTTCGGGCCTTCTCCCAGGCAACCCAGAATGCACCTGCAGGACCCACCTCAACAGGTCTTTTCCGCCTCTGGCACCGACCTTCCAGAAACCCTTGAAGGGCTCAGGCAGCATGTGTTTTTGCATCCCGATGACCCCCTGGCTCTTTTTCAGCTGGCGCAGGCCTGGATCAGGGCTGGCACGCCAGATCGCGCATTTCCGCTGCTGCGCAGCCTCCGCACCCTCCTTGAAGGACGTCCCAGGGATGAAGCCCTGACCCCTGAATTGCACGTGCAGGAACTCCTGACCGCCACCCTCTACACCCTGAATCAGATGAAAGGCACCCCATGA